The region CAACTAAACGCAGTATAGTTTCCATTGATGTGATGAATGATTGTTTCTCATTTGTGCACTGTGATGTCCTGGCTTTTTTTCATGATCGATGACACTTCTCTCGTAAAATCAGATGGGAGATGCTCCATCACACTTGCGACCCGAAATAGGACAAGCATTATCGTAAAGAGAGTTTGGCCTTTATACATGTCATATCAAAAATTTGTGGAATTGCTTCCTGGTGCTATGATAGTTATAATATTCCCAAATATATAGAGGTTACCTTTGGCTTTTCCTGTCAGGGGTCACCACAGAAAATAACTCACAAATGATTTTTATATTGGATAACCTTCCTGAAacaatccactttttttttaatccaggctTTGGACCAGCAGCTTCTGGGAAACTACACATAGTAAAAAGTGTCTTGCCTGTTGCCCACCTGACCTGGATGAGACAttttccaaagtttttttttgataatgaaCAAAATCACTTCAGAATTTCTGACATAAATAGCGATGACATTGTACTGCCAAAAAAGGGAATGGATTTGAAGTCAACGGGACGTGTGTCAACATTCGTGTGTTTTGCTGGTCACTTTTGTCTTTAGTGTGTGATGCACATGCGCCATATTATTTGTCGATTTGTTTGTTGAAAGAATGCAACGCATTCAAATCCTATGTCTGCCTTCTCGACTCTTACAGCAAAAGATTGCACAACAGCAGCATGGCCTCCTCCACGAGATTTCATCACACTGTATATTAGGTGTGTGGTGAAATCCAATTTTCATTGGCTGAATAAACTCTTTTGCCCTTTGTATCTTGTGCAGTTCATCCTAAAATTTggactccagcatgcccaaTAACCCAGACAGCTTATAGATATTGTCACACAGTCCTTGACTTGAAACTGGCAGTTAGGCAATGACTCCCATCCATCAAGCAAAACGTTCTTGCAATTATACTGTAAatgtcatttgcatttcaaaaattcGTTTGTCAATTTGACCTACTGAAAACTTTTGAAATACTCATTTTTCTTACAATTTGGTCAATCGTGTGTTGCTTGTGCCATCGTAGGAACCCAGACATATCCCCTGAGgaaaatgaaccctttcatgaaccctgaacatgataagctgtccactgtagtaaccgctgtccctgaaagggttaaggacTTTATAAATTTATACAGATGACATGGTTATTTTTCATGAACACATCCCCAGTCATTTGCGAACATTGTAAATGCTTGAAAGCATTTAAACCTCATCTCAATGGGTACAACTGCACAATGTAATAAGATCCAATTCttggactgtaaaaaaaaaaaaatcttaattgacaaaaataatattcctaTTTTCATTGATAATCTCTGGCAGTGTTACTTTATTTAGCTATATAACTCAAATACATTTATATACATAACATTTGTGTGGTGTTGATAAAAGCAACATTATGGTTTGAGTATTTGTGGTTGATCACACCGAACGGTGCCAGTCAGGGGTGTAGTGGGCGTAGTACCACGCCGTCCACCCACTTCTCCCGACACCACATTCAATTTCAATCAGGCTGTCTGTGGgttattgaaatgtttgtttatcattgttctaatgcgagttatgcttaataacgttggcctgtgattattttggagtagtaaaacatttaatttaacGTTAGTTCAACTGGTGTTGTAGTCTATGATTGATGTTCTGTATGTACATATAGAACATCCCAGAATCGCATACACCCACTTAAAAAATACCCACTACACCACTGGTGCCAGTGTACCTAATAACATATCCGGAGAATCGTTCTACTGTCTCACCATCTATTTATGTCTATGCATGGAGTTTTGCCcatatgttttcttttgtttccagGAGAAATCAAAGATAAGCACGGCGGTGCTGTTTTGCCCTTTGATCTCTTTCTTCAAAAATAAGTCTATAATGCTGTTACTCTGACCTCAAACCGACTCCCTCAAGTGGAGGCCAAACACTTATCAGGTTTGTGCAGTGTCATAGCAAACCGTGGCTCTGTTCAGATCAAATGCTAACACACCCGTTATATGTTATTCCATGGTAAGGAGTGCcttcgaaaaaaaaaccctgatgaTTTACAACAAATTTCAGCATATTATTTCATCACCTGCAAATAACAACTATATTTAATACATGTAATACATAATTTAATACATGTGACAATTTAACATTCTGGTGATCATgattttcacgggccacatcaaGTAATGTGGCGGGCCGCATCTGGCCCCCgcaccttgactttgacaccactgcTCCAAAGTGTcacatactttttaaaatttttgcaaCAATGTGCTTggccaaacacacgcacacacatactgtcCGGATTGTGTTGAAAGAATCAGGGCATCGTCCAGTCAGACAGACATTCAGTTTGGAAATATCCAGCCAAAGCCAACATCTCATAAAAGAGCATTTGCCAAAGTTCACAGGCAGTCTTATCGTTTGGGGACGTGGTCCAACACCAGAATCATTGCTTTGTAGGCACAACAGTAATTAAATAATAACCAGGACACGTTCATTTGTTTGAATGATGCCTCACTAACCTCATTGTCAGTGTGTTTTGATGAGATTGCAGAGCAGGTCTAAAAAGTGGAATGGaaattatgaataaaataatgcagTTTTGATTTGGAGATGTTTTATCATTTaacaatttacaaaaaaaatagtttgtccAATTATTATGATACATTTAAGTATCACAGATAAATCAGCTATCAGCAGTTAACAAAACGGCAGTGATGGTTTCAGAAAAATGCAATCTGTTTCTGTTTAAGAAACCTCTTTGATGACACTTAATGATGGCTAGGATCAAATACAAAATACCCAGACAGTTGCTTTAACTGAGAGAGAGGAAACCTAAACTTGTATCACAATGCAGatatttgtgtcattttacaaaaagaacctcatacaaaaaaaaagtcttgataTACTTTCATTGTTGGATCTTATATCTTCTACACATAAAGCAGGGCACTGATAGTTGCATAgacaaaatcattttatttacccTCCAGTACCATGCCGGAATAAATTTGAGGTTATAgagccaattaaaaaatatattttctcaaCTTTGCAAAATAAATAGCAACATAAAATTTGTCCCGTTCAGACAAAGTTCAGGTGTGTGTCTTTGTCCACGCCGTAGTTGGTCTTGTGCTGCTCAAAGAGTTGGCTGAGCTCGTCCATGTACAACTGGTGAAGGGCATCGAGCTCCTCCATCGTTGGCTTCTCGTTTCTCTTCACTCTGATGGGCCGCCCGACTGCACACAAGTTACAAGTTGCAAATGGGTAAATGAGAGTGATATGTGCCTCACACCAAACACTCACTTGCTTCGATGTAAACCCAAGCGCAgtggcctgttctaaaaacagCTGACCAGTGATACCACACTATATCATCGCAGATTtgacatgacaatttgaaaatgtaaacactcgCACAGATGCAGCCCTTTCATGCAACAATAATGAtaacttgtaacctgataacataatcaGCTATCCGCTGTGGTAACCGCTGCCCCTGAAAGCGTTAAACACTTGTTGTGATGtatagaaataaaatgttaacaTACGGTCGAACCTCGTTTCAATGTACCTAGTTTATAATGTTTTCACCGctacaatatttacatttcaaagtccAGAGTTCAATAAACACCTTATAATGTAAACTTGATAAAACGACCGCATTTTCACAGTAGAATAGTGAAAAGGTCTGTGTTACAATGAACCGTGGGAAGCTAACTACAACCTAGCTTATGAAAGAAACCGCACAACGCGAAATTCCCTtccgttgcttagcaacgcGGCTCATCGCCTcgtacattgttgtacttccggAGGCATTGCGCACAGTCTGAAAACATGTCTAGTGAACGGAAGCAAATCTCTctgtctgtgaaggctgaaattgtctctcgCTTTCAAAAGGGAGTCTCCGCGACGAAGCTCAGCCGAGGCTTCAAATTGGCAGTCGACCATTTCGACAGTCGTCTGAAACGTCAACAAAATCATGGAAGAGTGCGAGGCCAACAGTTTGAAAGACGATCGTAAACGGCTTTGGGGTGTGGCACATCCTAAATTGTCGGCGGCTGGCAGTTGCCCATTTGCTGatgaaatgttttcagagatgaagtagaaacgctgcagttgtttgtttcatgtcttataaaaatcatattttcatATACACATATTTATAATTGACATATTTCGACTGTGTGACGTGTTCATGTTTTCACATCTATAAATGTTAGACattgtagttggcggccattttattggaaacggTTATGACGAACTCCCGTTATAACGTACAAATTCATTATGTCCCTCTGCCAACATCAGGTTGGGAAATACATGAGACTGTAGGTCAGGATATCGCCAGCCAAGTTGGCTGGGCCAATGTTCAAAGCTCATCCAGTGACCTATTGTTGGCCCGCGTCAGGCACTGCGGGCGCTGTTGGCATTGGTGCCCACAGTTCATAGGTCAAATCAGTCAAAGTCTAGCTTTGTCCACTCACCAATGGTATGGATGGGTTTTCTGTATGGCATGAGTCCAAAGGAGTATTGGAAAATCCCACGAGCATGGAAGAGTGGCAAGGAGATACCCATGAGGCTTTGCAGCTGTTCCTGTACACTTCGTAGCCAGGTTCCTTTTGAGTTCCCCACTTGATCAAACACCTCATTCTCACCAAAAGAGAAGACTGGAACCAGGTGagctctgaaaaaaaagtacatcaatAAAAACTTTTCACAACGAGTTAATATTATTAATCACTTGAGATCTTTACTGCTTATTCACAATCGATCTCAAATCATATGACAAGCTGTCCCAGGGGATGTTGCGACTTGAATAAGCCTCTCTTTCACAAGTTTACACTCACGCCTCAAAAGGCATGAACTGAATAGACTGATACAGTCATGTCAGTCAGCCACAAAAGCTCGGAAAATCAGGCACTTACCCGTGTTCCATTGCCATTTTAATAAAACCTTTCTTCTTAGCCAAGAGTACATTGTAGGTTCCGGGGTGGGCATCGAGGGCCTCTGGAGCTCCACCAACAGCGATTACAACAGCATTTCCACCACCCCTCTGTCGCAGTGGATAACTGGCACTCTCTTTATCAGATGGAATCAGACCTGCAGCATGGATATAAGGGTAACTACGCAATCTGTGGCAATGAAGGAAAATATTATTTACAAGTGGCGGAACATCTAATAGCCCAGAGGTTATACACGCGAGCATCGACTGATTCTTATCAGTCACGTTTTGCAACTTTACACGCATCAAGTATGACGTCAAAATGAAAGCTTATGAAACATTGGCataccgggaaaaaaaaaaaaaaccttagcaGGGCTCATGACAATTTAGTTCAGTGAAAATGAAGTGATTAGTTCAGTGTATTTGATGGTCTCTTTTTGGGGCTTTCTTGTGACACTCATTccaaagaaggagcagcactaCAAGGCCGACATCAGAAAAACTAACATTCAAACAAGCAAAATCAATCCCTTGTATCCATCTCagcaggcagccattttgccacttcctGTAGTCCTGTAAATGAGCCcccagttgctcagggctcacgtaacgaccaatcacggctcagttTGTGAACATTGCATGACCAACCTCCTGAAACAGGTGTGCCATGATTAGTCGTTACCTTGTGCACCGAGCAactgtgatttcattttttgtcaccgggaagtggcaaaatggccgctccctgAGAAGGATTAGGAATGGCTAGATTTTTGCTGCTGGCGGGGGGCGcatagaacattcattcattcattcatcttcctaaccgcttgatcctcactagggtcgcggggggtgctggagcctatcccagctgtctccgggcagtaggcgggggacaccctgaatcggttgccagccaatcgcagggcacacagagacgaacaaccattcgcactcacactcacacctagggaccatttagagtgttcaatcagcctgccacgcatgtttttggaatgtgggaggaaaccggagcacccggagaaaacccacacaggcccggggagaacatgcaaaccccacacagggaggccggagctggaatcgaacccggtacctctgcactgtgaagccgacgtgctaaccactggactaccgggccgcccgcgcatagaacatatgactgtaaatcattttatttacttgacttcccttttaaCATTCAGCTGCAtggtatttcaattttttttttttgccaaa is a window of Hippocampus zosterae strain Florida chromosome 16, ASM2543408v3, whole genome shotgun sequence DNA encoding:
- the mogat2 gene encoding 2-acylglycerol O-acyltransferase 2 yields the protein MWCGMLQFCKLSVFPSSNMKIDFAPVGVPLHRRLQTVAVLQWVFSFLALAPTCIFLFIYLLFTRYWLISVLYAIWWFFDYDTPARGGRRISYLCGMKVWDYMRDYFPIKLVKTAELDPRHNYILGFHPHGVLVAGAFTNFCTHSTGFKQLFPGLTSYLLMLPLWFRAPFFRDYIMCAGLIPSDKESASYPLRQRGGGNAVVIAVGGAPEALDAHPGTYNVLLAKKKGFIKMAMEHGAHLVPVFSFGENEVFDQVGNSKGTWLRSVQEQLQSLMGISLPLFHARGIFQYSFGLMPYRKPIHTIVGRPIRVKRNEKPTMEELDALHQLYMDELSQLFEQHKTNYGVDKDTHLNFV